Proteins encoded by one window of Thermoflexus sp.:
- a CDS encoding DUF523 and DUF1722 domain-containing protein: MEWPRLRIGISACLLGEPVRFDGGHRRDDFVQRLLDPYVEWIPVCPEAEVGMGIPREPVILVGDPASPRLVGRRSGRDWTEAMERWAAARLEELAALDLDGFILKKGSPSCGLFRVPVHTESGMPGRTGSGLFARALVRRWPMLPVEEEGRLRDPALRERFIAALFTYRRWRDWQRSFPEPEGLIRFHTAHKLFLMARSPARLQRLGQLAARAGRRWPEILPDYEAELAQAMGELLTRGRVANALHHALGYLRRMLPDPERQELIERIQAYQEGRVPLIVPLTLFRHHLQKASAPEWLRQQILWHPYPEELVWRSPL, encoded by the coding sequence ATGGAATGGCCTCGCCTGCGCATTGGAATCAGCGCATGCCTGCTGGGAGAGCCGGTTCGATTCGACGGAGGACACCGCCGGGATGATTTCGTGCAGCGCCTCCTGGACCCCTATGTGGAGTGGATTCCTGTGTGCCCCGAAGCGGAGGTCGGGATGGGGATCCCTCGGGAGCCCGTGATCCTGGTCGGGGATCCGGCATCGCCCCGCCTGGTCGGCCGCCGGAGCGGACGGGACTGGACCGAGGCCATGGAACGCTGGGCTGCCGCCCGTCTGGAGGAGCTGGCCGCCCTCGACCTGGATGGGTTCATCTTGAAGAAGGGATCCCCCAGCTGCGGCCTGTTTCGGGTTCCTGTGCACACCGAGAGCGGGATGCCCGGGCGCACCGGCTCCGGTCTGTTCGCCCGGGCCCTCGTCCGTCGCTGGCCCATGCTTCCGGTCGAGGAAGAGGGCCGTCTGCGCGATCCCGCCCTGCGAGAGCGCTTCATCGCCGCCCTGTTCACTTACCGGCGCTGGCGGGACTGGCAAAGATCCTTCCCCGAGCCGGAAGGGCTCATCCGATTCCATACGGCCCATAAGCTGTTCCTGATGGCTCGGAGCCCCGCCCGCCTGCAACGCCTCGGACAGCTGGCCGCCCGCGCCGGCCGGCGCTGGCCGGAGATCCTCCCCGATTATGAGGCCGAGCTGGCCCAGGCAATGGGGGAGCTGCTCACCCGCGGCCGGGTTGCCAACGCCCTGCATCACGCCCTGGGATACCTCCGGCGGATGCTGCCGGATCCGGAGCGCCAGGAGCTGATCGAGCGCATCCAAGCCTACCAGGAAGGCCGGGTGCCTCTGATCGTCCCCCTCACCCTGTTCCGGCACCATCTCCAGAAAGCCTCCGCGCCCGAATGGCTCCGGCAACAGATCCTCTGGCATCCTTATCCAGAGGAGCTGGTGTGGCGCAGCCCGCTGTAA
- a CDS encoding glycerol-3-phosphate acyltransferase — MGVILWTAIAGFSGSLPLAYWIGRWALGVDIRRYGDGNPGAMNVKRAGGWRWFIPALLLEFLKGAIPIWLARSMGGLSGWALFPMAMAAPLGHARSPWLGGKGGKAIAVTFGVWSGLTEWRIPMLMGGLFALALRLAPPEGRAVRIGMLILSGLLIGASGIGWAHPSLAATSIGHTLLLIWTHRRR; from the coding sequence ATGGGCGTGATCCTGTGGACGGCGATCGCGGGTTTTTCGGGGTCCCTGCCGCTGGCCTACTGGATCGGCCGCTGGGCTCTTGGTGTGGACATCCGTCGCTATGGCGATGGGAACCCTGGGGCGATGAACGTCAAACGGGCTGGGGGATGGCGATGGTTTATCCCCGCCCTCCTCCTTGAATTCCTTAAGGGCGCCATCCCGATATGGCTAGCCCGGTCCATGGGGGGTCTTTCTGGATGGGCCCTCTTTCCCATGGCCATGGCCGCTCCCCTGGGCCACGCCCGATCCCCATGGCTGGGGGGAAAGGGGGGAAAGGCCATCGCCGTCACCTTTGGGGTATGGAGCGGGCTCACCGAATGGCGGATTCCGATGCTAATGGGAGGCCTCTTCGCCCTCGCCCTCCGGCTGGCGCCTCCAGAAGGCCGCGCCGTCCGGATTGGGATGCTCATCCTGAGCGGCCTGCTCATCGGCGCCAGCGGCATCGGATGGGCCCATCCCTCCCTGGCCGCGACTAGCATCGGCCACACCCTCTTGCTGATCTGGACCCACCGGCGCCGGTAG
- a CDS encoding glycosyltransferase — translation MDFPWLTLMGTAIAGALSGIGYRRAHRLPIPPHFQIGRSLPSLSIIVPARNEAANLPRLLSSLRRLEYPGPMELWVVDDGSTDGTGEIARLWGAQVIRVEGPPAGWLGKPYALHQGALRAQGEWLLFTDADTCHAPDSAARVVGWALAQALDGVTLFPAFEIRNALEAAVLAVAFAGWFAALPDLQGIINGQYLLIGRSAYEASGGFAAVRGDVLEDLALGRRLQRLGFRIALADGRPLVRARMSRNLAHLYQAMARWSEGALDQPLSRRAMAVLLVAGMAGPMGLLIPGQRARTRWAFGASWILAAIGLLPWALRMGSPGSALLAPLGAALVAGAGTRGWLARRLGWDLKWKERRVYSKFPPWR, via the coding sequence CAGCGATCGCTGGGGCGCTGTCGGGGATCGGATACCGGCGGGCTCACCGCCTCCCGATCCCACCTCACTTCCAAATCGGGCGATCGCTGCCCTCTCTTTCCATCATCGTGCCTGCGCGGAACGAGGCCGCCAACCTGCCCCGCCTGTTGTCCTCTCTGCGGCGGCTGGAATACCCCGGCCCCATGGAGCTCTGGGTGGTCGATGATGGCTCCACAGATGGAACCGGGGAGATCGCCCGATTATGGGGCGCACAGGTGATCCGGGTGGAGGGTCCGCCTGCCGGCTGGCTGGGGAAGCCCTACGCCTTGCATCAGGGAGCGCTTCGGGCGCAGGGGGAATGGCTGTTGTTCACCGACGCGGACACGTGTCACGCCCCGGATAGCGCCGCACGGGTGGTCGGATGGGCCCTCGCACAGGCCCTGGATGGCGTCACCCTCTTCCCCGCCTTCGAGATCCGAAACGCCCTGGAGGCAGCCGTGCTCGCCGTGGCCTTCGCCGGATGGTTCGCGGCGCTTCCCGATCTCCAGGGGATCATCAACGGGCAATATTTGCTGATCGGTCGTTCGGCCTACGAAGCGAGCGGCGGGTTCGCAGCGGTGCGCGGGGATGTGCTGGAAGATCTCGCTCTGGGCCGACGGCTACAGCGTCTGGGGTTCCGAATCGCCCTCGCCGACGGCCGGCCGCTGGTGCGCGCCCGCATGAGCCGGAATCTGGCTCATCTCTATCAGGCGATGGCCCGCTGGAGCGAGGGCGCGCTGGACCAGCCCCTTTCACGACGCGCGATGGCCGTTTTGCTGGTGGCCGGGATGGCCGGGCCCATGGGTCTGCTCATTCCCGGGCAGCGGGCCCGGACCCGGTGGGCTTTCGGAGCCTCCTGGATCCTGGCCGCCATAGGCCTTCTGCCGTGGGCCCTCCGGATGGGCTCCCCTGGCTCCGCCCTCCTGGCCCCCCTGGGCGCCGCCCTGGTGGCTGGAGCCGGAACGCGAGGATGGCTGGCCCGCCGGCTCGGCTGGGATCTGAAGTGGAAAGAACGGAGGGTGTATTCGAAGTTCCCGCCCTGGAGGTAA
- a CDS encoding lycopene cyclase domain-containing protein: MSYAMFLVVFLLLPILALGWAVHIRVRRGELSPTLFRRGMQGALALATIALIYTTPWDNVLVARGIWGYAPQRVLGLTIGWVPLEEYLFFVLQPLLIGLWSLWIWQDEREIDRDGRAFRAGSAMFLVGAGLAILSLAHRLGDPGAYLVAIGMWGWPPLLVQTLFGADILYASRRALLLRWVPPALFLSAADRLAIHAGIWFLNPAFTTGWTVLGLPMEEGLFFFLTSLLVAGGWTLWMHPAAERRLSPWWKSPRLMERRNP, encoded by the coding sequence GTGAGCTACGCGATGTTCCTGGTTGTGTTCCTGCTCCTTCCGATCCTTGCCCTTGGATGGGCTGTGCATATCCGCGTCCGACGGGGTGAACTCTCCCCGACCCTCTTCCGCAGGGGCATGCAGGGAGCTCTGGCCCTCGCGACGATCGCCCTGATCTACACCACCCCATGGGACAACGTTCTGGTCGCCCGGGGCATATGGGGCTACGCTCCCCAACGCGTGCTGGGCCTGACGATCGGGTGGGTTCCCCTGGAGGAGTATCTTTTCTTTGTGCTTCAACCTCTTCTGATCGGTCTCTGGTCCCTCTGGATCTGGCAGGACGAAAGGGAGATCGATAGGGATGGTCGAGCCTTTCGCGCGGGCAGCGCCATGTTCCTGGTGGGAGCCGGCCTCGCCATCCTGAGCCTGGCCCATCGCCTGGGCGACCCCGGAGCCTACCTGGTGGCCATCGGGATGTGGGGATGGCCGCCGCTCCTCGTGCAGACCCTCTTCGGCGCAGACATCCTGTATGCCTCCCGCCGGGCGCTGCTCCTGCGCTGGGTTCCCCCTGCGCTCTTCTTAAGCGCTGCGGACCGGCTGGCAATCCACGCGGGGATCTGGTTCCTCAACCCCGCCTTCACCACCGGATGGACCGTTCTGGGCCTTCCAATGGAGGAAGGGCTGTTCTTCTTTCTGACCAGCCTGCTGGTCGCGGGAGGATGGACGCTGTGGATGCATCCGGCGGCAGAGCGCCGTCTTTCCCCATGGTGGAAATCCCCGCGCCTGATGGAGAGGCGAAATCCGTGA